The Myxococcales bacterium region TGAAGACCAACGCACCAAAGGGGAGAACCCTGTTCAGCGTGCGCGGAATGCTTGGCTCAAGCGGAACTCGGAGCGATGCAAGTGAAGCTCTCAAGACTTCAAGCGAGCTTTGTGGATGCGCAGCCGGACGAACCTCATCTGGCCAAGAGACTCGCGAAACTTCCGCCCGACGCGCTGTGTGAGGTTCTTTTGCAACGAGAGGCCTTGCTACGCGCAGCGATCTACGACCTCGCGCGCCACGTTGGCTTTCAGCCGATCGAGGAACAAGACACCGGAAGCAACGAGGACACGAAGACAGACGCTCCAAACAGGGCCCACGCGTTCCGAAGGTTCGTCAAGATCTAGATCGGCGGTGCTTCGTGAACGTCCTCAGGCTCTTCGATGAAAAAGAAGATCTGCTCCGCGAGTAGGGCGCGATCCGCGTGCTGTATTCTACATGCATCCCGGAGATGACTCGCAAGGTCACAATCGCGCCCGGGGTCTTGGCGATCGTGCACACGGACAACCGCCAGAATTATCCCCAGGTCCCAAACGAGATCTTTGATCTCTTGGCCAGAGGCGCCGCGAAGTTGCCGGACTGGGCGCCTTGGGCGGACCCCGTCACGTTGCCTGCGATGCTTGAACGCGGATGCGAGCGTGCGACCTTGCGAGGTCTCGTAATCGATCGGCGGCGCATGGGTCGCGACGACGAAAAGATAGAGGCGGAGATCGCGAAGCACTTCCCCGACGTTGACGCCGATCTTTCGGCGGAGGTGCTCGGATGACGCGCTTCGTTGACCTCACACCAAAGCTACGTCTCCTCGCCGCCACTTCTCCAACGTCAGAGAACCTGCCGCATCAAATCAGCGCGCTGTCAGCGTACGACGTGGTGTTGGTCCTTCTTGAGCGCGAGCGACTCTTGGCGCAACGTATCGATGCAATCGAGAAAGCGTCTGCGAGGGCTCGGCTTTTCGGGGGCCCAAAATGATTCTCCAGATGATCGAAGACGCGCCATTGCTTGATCTGTCCTACCGCTCCGGATACCGCGCACGGCGCTACCGAAGCACTTGGCCCACGTTCGCGGATGTGGAGATCCTCCCCGGCCTGAAGTGCACCACGGTGACAGGCGACGATCCTTCCCTTCCTTGGATGCCCGATCGCCTTTCCGATGCTCTCCGCGCACGGGGTGTCGTGGCCAAAGGGGCCAGTGGGGTTGTCCTGCCCTCTCAAGTGCCCTCAGACCGCGCTGACGTGTACGAGGGCCCGATCCAGCGCGCTTTCCTGGATGGCCTCGCGAGAGATCTTCGACGTGGCGGAATGTCGAGCGCCGAGATCTCAGCGGCAATCGTGAACTAGTACCCGTCGCTTTCGGCGAGTGACGTAGCGCGAGCGGTGTCCGCATGATGAGCCCCGAGCAATTGGTACACGTCATGACGTTCGCCCGATGCACGCCGCACGAAGCGGTCCGCGTGCTCATGGGTTTGGATGCGGGGACCTTCGCGGCCACTCGGATGAAGGAAGCGGCGGAGGCGATGAACTGGGAAGCGCCGGTGAACATTTGGGCCCAGTCTCACGCGACCCTTCGAACCCCCTGGGGATCCTCGTGAAAGCTGTGGCACGAACCGTCACCAAATGTCACAGTCGCGAGATGACGCTCTAGGTCCGCTCGGGTTGGTGTTGCTTGCGCTGTGGCTCATGGCTCGCGCGACCCTACGCCCAACGCTCGATTGAGTGGTTTCACCGGTTCCTGTCCGAGCACTCCTGTTCCGAAGGCGCCCGCGAATGGTGCCCGGAAGGTGTGGCGCCTCCCGAGCCTCGAAAGGGCTTCATGGGCCATCCGGTGATCTCTGCGCCCAAGAAGGGCCGCCCGCGAAAGCACTCGACCTCAGGGTGAGGTCAGCGGCAAGCCCCCGGCCGATCGCGGAGGGCAATTCTTCGGGCGCAAAGCCCAAAAATGCAGAAGGCCGGGAGCGTTAGAGCGCTCACCGGCCGGAAAGCATCAGATGACGTAGAAAAGTGGCACCGATAACCAGACCAACAGCGCGACGCTCAAAAAGCACGTGCGGACACCCACGACGTTCTCCGTGCACGTCAGTGAGGCCAACGAGCACGGGAAGCGAGAGAAGAACCCGCTGTGCAAGTGGGGTGACGTTGAAGAAGGCGAACACCGCGAAGCCGAGTGGGCTCGTAACACCGCGAACGCCGTGGGACTGGCCACGGGCAAGAAGAGCGGCGTGATCGTCGTGGACGTGGACGATCTCTCCGTGGAGCTCCCCGCGGACTACCTGGAGACCTTCACCGTGAGGACAAACCGCGGGAAGCACCTCTACTTCGTGGCACCTGAAGGCATCCCCGTTCCGACCCTCACGGCCTTCCCTGTCGAGGGCACAGACCTTCGAGGCGATGGGGGCTACGTCGTGATCGAGGGCCTTGGCTACTCAATCGAGAAGGACGTCCCTCCGGCGCCTTGCCCGAAGTCTCTTCTTGAGGCCATCGCGAAACACGAGCTGAAGAGGAGTAGCAAGAAGACAACCTCCGCCGCCTACACGGTCGACCTCAGAACGCCACTGGGTCAGAAGATGCTTCGCGCCGCGACGGAGGACGCGAAGACGCTGTCCGTTGGCGAGCCCGGCAATCGAGATGATCATCTGTTCACGGCGGCGCTACAGCTCGTGTGCACGCGAGGCATGCCACAGGACAAGGCGGTGGAGCTCCTCGTGGCGCACTACTGTCCCCGCGTGTCGGAGGATGGCAGGGACACGGTTGCCCCTAAACGTGTGGAGTACAAGTGTCAGGAGGCCTCGGAGAAGGGGGCCCGGGAGTTCGTTCCGTTCACGGATGAAGACGTCGCCCAATGGGTGAAGGTGTCGCGGTCCGTACACGAGGCAGAGAGGCGAGAGACGTGGGGCCTCGTTTCACCTGAGAAGGTCGTTCGGCCCGCCCTCAGGGAGAACTATCGCCCGCTGAAGTCCAAAGATCTGGTTCCCGCCACATCTCCACGGGAGACCGGTTTCGGAGACCTCACCAACATCCTCGCGACGCATGACGCTTGGGCGGGCCGCCTCACCTACGACGAGTTTGGAGAGTAGGAGATCGCCATCCAACCGCCCGTAGCGTTCGAGCACCGGGGGTTCTTTTCCTCCGTCGATGTGTCGGCGGCGCGGCAATGGTTCGCGGCGTCCCTCGGTCTCTCGATCGGCAAGGAAGCCATGGGGGATGCGCTTACACGTGTTGCACGCGACAACGCACGTCACCCCGTCCGCGAATACCTGGAAGGCCTTCCCCCTTGCGAGGATCCCGCCGCGACGCTGGAGGACTTCGCGGTGAAGGGCATCGGCGCCAAGACCCCGCTTGACTGTCTGCTCATCCGAAAGTTTTTAGTGGCCGCCGTTCGTCGAATCCTCAATCCGGGCGTCAAGCACGATGGCGTCCTCGTGCTCTTCGGCCCACAGGGGACCGGCAAGAGTTCCTTGCTCTACGCGCTCTCGCCTCAGGGGCGCTGGGTGCAGGAGTCGCTTCCCGACCTCGAGAACAAAGACGCTTGCGAAGCTCTCCGGGGTAGGTGGCTGGTTGAGATCGCAGAACTCCAAGCGCTCATTCGGAAAAGCGAGGAGGTTGCGAAGGACTTCTTGAGCCGGCAGGAGGACTCGTACCGCCGGCCCTACGATCGAGGAACTTCGCGCTATCCGCGGCAATGCGTCTTCATCGCCACGACGAACACCAAGGAGATGCTTAGGGACGTGACGGGGGCCAGGCGCTATTGGACCATTGAGACCTCGGGGATTGACGTGCCTTGGGTCGAGATGAATCGCGATCTCATCTGGTCCGCCGCGCTTCACCTAGCGACGACCGAACCTGCCGCGAGTCACCACCTGACTTCGGATGAGCGCACGCAACTCGATGACTCGCAGGAAGGCTTCAAGCAGCGCGACCCCTGGCACGAACAAGTAGAAGGCTTCCTCGCGGGGAAGCAGAAGGTTGGCAACTTGGAGGAAGTCTGGCTCGGAGCGCTTCACGGTTTGGGCCCCGCCTTCGGGGAAGGGATGCGGGCCGATGCGATTCGCGCGTTCGACAAGAAGAGCCGGGACCGCCTAGCGAGTGTGATGCGCGCCTGTGGATGGGAAACCAAGACCTTCAGGGAAGAGCCGGGGGGGCCCAAGAGGCGCGGTTGGACTAGGGTCGCGAAGGCGCATGTCCCCGGAACACGAGAGGACGCGTGAGGGACGCGTAGACGTGTCCCGCGAGTTTCACAGGACTTCCGGGGTCTTCCAACCAGTGGGACACATGGGACACATCTATTCCGTATTCAATGATCGTCTGAGAGGAGCGGCGCAGCCCTGGCCCTGTAGGGGTCGACGGGCACCCCGTTGGGAAACACGTGTCCCACGTGTTCCACGTGTTCCAGGGAAACGGGCCCGGTGTGCGGGTCCCCTTCCACTTCGAAGACCTCGGATGCGGAGCGGGCAAGAAACCTCGAGAAAAACGCGGGAACGTGGCGCGATCCGCAATTTTCACCGTAGCCGTCTAGAACCTCGGGAACTTGAGGCCTGCCACCGGGGATCGGGGGTGGGCTCTCGGCGCTTCCGGTGTTGCGCGTTCGTCCTCTCCGTAGGTGCTTGGCTCGTTCACTTCGGCTGGGGCGAACGCAACTTGGTTACGGGCGGCGCGGCGAGGGGTCTTCGAAACCTCCCCGTTCAGATCTTTGAACAAGGCCCCGGCGCTTCCGGACACATGAACGATCGGCGTCGCCGTGGGCGTGGTCCCGTGTTCTGGTTAGGCGTTCAGATGCCTGCGAGAAGGTCCGCGCGCTCTGCTCCGCTCAGCGCGCGCAGCTTGGCGCAAAGCGAAGAGCTCCTAGGATCGTCCCCGAGCACGTCCTGAACGATGGCGATGATGCCATCTGCAGCAGCGTTCCTCCACGCCCGGGCCGCGGCACCCTCTAGCGAGTGCCACATCTTCTTGGTTCATGCAGAAGTGCTAGCACTCAGCTCGGATAACGCAACGTAACCCGTTGATATGTCAAGCGTTGACAGGAGATCGCCCGACTGCCACACGCCCCATCCTTGGGGACCTTCGAGCCGCCCAAGAAAAGGAACACGCCCCCGGAACCGAAGCCCCGGAGGCGCATGCACCCATCTCCCGCGTGATCTCAGGGCCCGTGGATGAGAGCCGTTCGGGCAGCGCGCGCGTGGGTGAGGGCGTGCCCGATGAAGGCGAGGTTACCCGTGGCCAGTCCTTCCCCGACGTCATCCAAGGTCGCGTCCAAGAGCGTCAAGAGAAGGCCCATGGCGTCCACGATGCCTTCGGGGTCCTGTTCTGCAATGGCGATGCTGCCGGCCCGCGAGCGCGCCTCTTGAGCCTCTCGGATGTCCGTCACGTTCGTCCTCGCGGCGAACCCAACGCACGGCTCCCCTTCGTGGACGAACAGCACGGGCCGGAGATCGTCCTCGGGGGGTGCTGCGATGCTTGCGATCTCACTATCCGAGCACCCCGCCCCCCTGGCCAACTTGGTGATCTCGCTCTTCGTTGCCGCTGTGACGTGAACCCCACCGTCATCGTCGCTTGTCACCAAGAGAGCCTCCGCCCTGGGGTGGCTCGCAAGCGCATCGGTCGCGTAGACCTCGTGGGTCCAGGACATGAGTCGGTCGTCGTCGTCGTTGAACATGGTGGTTCCTCCTTCGATCTCGGTTCGGTCGGTTCAAGCACCAAGAAGCCAGTCGCAAGCGCGCCAGAGGGCGGCAGGCATGGGGTCGTGGGCGGGCTTCGCTCGTTTCCGTGGCTTTGCGCTCGCCTTGGGCGCTACCGCGAGAGGCGCGGCTAGGTCGAAGCCGGGGATGTAATCCACGCGGGCCTCCACGCCGTTCTCCAGCGTCCAAACCGTCGCGAGGGTGGCAACGAAGGGGCACTTCGCCTGCGCCTCTCTGGCGGCATCGTGGGCCGTGGGGGCGCTCACAATCTTGGTGAAGGTGGCATCGCCGTGGGTGAGAACGACTCGGAACGAGGGTAGCGCGCTCATGACTTCTTATGTACCTATTAGATCCCTATCGCGCAAGGGTTCCTGGTGTCGATAGTTCACCAATCGTCCACGAGATCGGCGCGCGCTCGTACGTCGTTGGAATGCCTCACGGAAAGCGAGCGTGACAACGGACTGTGTATCCGCGTGTCATGAGCGCATGAACCACCTCCGAGACAACGACGCGATCGAGCCATATTCACGTACTTCTAGCGTCTCCGACGCGCGCGATCCCACCTACATGGCCGAAGGGGGCGGCACCCCCGGCCGCTTCCGGCGCAACGGATCGAAGTGAGTCACCGAAAAATTTTTCCAATTTTCAAAGGGATGCCGCGTTCAGAACTCTGAACAACATCTGGACCTGGACAGCCACTACTTTTAGAGTACATAGTAGCGTCATGGCTCGAACGGGTAGGCCGAAGAAGAAGACCCCTCCCGAGAGGACGTTGCAGCTCAAGATCCTGATCTCGCCAGAAGAGAAGCAGTGGCTAGAAGAGATCGCTGAAGCGAAAGGCCTCAATGTCAGCACCGTGATCCGGCAGTGGATCCGCGCTGAACGCATCGGCGCTAGCGGCAGCCCTGCGAGCACGATGGATCCGGAACGCGCGCTACTGCATGCCGCGATTACAAAGCTCCTGATGAAGTAGACGGCAACGACAACAACAACGGAGAACGGGATGAAGAAGAGTGCGAGCAAGTTCGCGAGCGTGGAGCCCGCGTGGTGAGCGCCTAGCTGCGACGCTTCCTGTCGTGGAGGGACATCGCTGAAGAGTTAGGTGTTTCTCGTCGCACGGCGTTCCGAATCATGCACGAGGCAGGGGCCGTGAACCTTCATGGCCTCCGTCTTGAGCGCGCGAACCTAGAGGCCTGGATCAGCGAACAGAAAGAGTAGACATGCAACTTTGGAAACGACCCGAGACCGGAATCTACTACGCGTGGATCAAGCAGCCCCACGGCGGCACCAAGAGGGTCTCCACGAAGTGCATCAAGAAGGCAGACGCCGAGCTGTGGGCCGCGCGAAGGGAGCGAGAGTCTCTCGATCCGAGTCACTCAACCGCGAACAAGGCCACGACCAAAGGAGCCATTGAAAGCTTCCTTGCCGGACGCGTCCGAAGGCAGCGGCGCGACGAGACGATCGCCTTCTACCGCGTAAAGCTAGGACACGTTCTCCGACTGTTCCCGGAGATGCTTCGCGACGTCAACGCCTCGACGCTGGAGAGCTACACCGACACGCGCCGCGAGGAGGGTGCCGCCAACGCCACGATCGCGAAGGAGGTCGGCGCGGCCCTGGCCATGCTTCGGTACGCGCGGAAGCTGGACCTCTGGACCGGCGACATTGACAAGGTGCGCCCCGACATCCCGACGGGCTACACCCCCGCGAAGGCGAGCGCTAACGCCCTGGGAACTCTTCGGGCTCGTGAACTACTTCTGTTCGCGCAAGTTGGAAGGCCGACCGTGGTTCCACGAAGAGGGCAAGGCGGCCATGATCGGGTTCATCGTGGCCACGGCATGCCGCTGGGGTGAGGCGTGCAGGGTGCGGCGAGAAGACGTGAAGGCGCGACAGGTCGATATCCGCGGCACGAAGACGCCGGGCGCGGCTAGGTCCGTTCCGAGGGGCATCCCGCTCCTAGAGCACATCCTTCGTTGGTCCCTCGATCACGCCGATGGGGGGACGTTGCTCTTTCGTGCGTGGCCTAACGTGCGGCGAGATCTCGCCAATGCATGTGAAGCGCTCGGCATCGATCCCGTGAGCCCGAATGACCTGCGCCGCACTTTCGCGACATGGCTCGACAACGAGGAGGTCCCTCACTGTCACATCGCCAGGGCGATGGGCCACGTAGACACGCGAATGGTCTACCGAGTCTACGGTGCGCCGACGACGGAGGAACTTGGCCGCCTGCTTGGCGCTCGCGCTGAACTGCTGGAGGGCACGCCTGACGTGGTGCCCGATCGCGAATCGCCCGACGATTCGCAGCAAAGCTCCGGGGTCGCTTCTGAACTGTTGTTGAACTGTTCGGGAGGCAATTCGGGGCACTTTGAGGCACCCCTGGCACTTGAGGAATCTTCTGATTCCCTGGAAATTCCCGCGATCCTAGTGCCCAGAGACAGAATCGAACTGCCGACACGGGGATTTTCAATCCCCTGCTCTACCAACTGAGCTATCTGGGCAACGCGCGCGAAATTACTCGAGGACCGGTCCGCTCGCCAAGTCCTTTCCGCGCGAACCGCGTCGACCAGCGAGATCGGTCGCTTCCGGCGTACCCTCGTCTCCCCGTGCTCGGTCCACTCTTCGCTCGCCAACGGCAGCCGTTCACCGGAGACGATCTCGCCCGCACGCGAGCAGCCTTCGCGGAGGCGAAGCCGCTTCCCGCTGCCGTTTACACCGACCCAGAGGTCTTCCGGCTCGAGCAACGCTCGCTGCTCCGCGAGGGCTGGCTCCCGATGGGCCGCGCCGCCGATGTACCCCGCCCCGGCGACTTCATGCGCCCGCCGTCGCCGTGGAACGTCCTCGTCGCGCGCGGCGACGACCTCGTCGTGCGCGCGTTTCAGAACACGTGCCGTCATCGCGCCGCAGAGCTCGTCACCGCTCCGCGAGGTCGAGTCGCGTCCTTTGAGTGTCCGTACCACGGCTGGTGTTATGCGAAGGACGGCAGGCTGCGCGCCGCCCCCTACGCGCCCGCGGGCTTCGACGCAGGGACGCGTGGACTAATCCCCGTGGCGCTGGCGACGCTCGGCGACCTCCTCTTCGGGCGCCTTCGTGAGGGCGCGGCGCAGGCGCGCGACGTCGCGCCCGTCGACTCGGCGCCTTCGTGGCTCCGCGAGACCGAGCTGCGCCACCTCGTGCGCGTCCACGAGGCCTCGTGGAGCGTGGCGGCCAACTGGAAGCTCCTCGCGGAGAACTTCCAGGAGTCGCATCACTTCACGCGCGTGCACGGCTCGCTCGAGCGATGGACGCCCAACGACGACGCGCGCTCGGTGCTCAAGAGCGGGCCGTGGCTCGGAGGCACGATGGAGCTCGTCGACGAGGCGGAGACGGTGTCGGCATCGGGGAAGCGGCTGGGGCGCCCGTACCTCGTCGCGCCAGCGCTCCGGCGCACGGTGCACGACGCGATGTTGTTTCCGCTCCTCCTGACGAGCCTGCAGCCCGACTACCTTCTGACCTACCGGCTCGTTCCCAAGGCGCCGGGCCAGACGGAGGTCCACTTCGACATTTTCGCGCATCCCGAGGTCCGCTCGCCTGAGGCGATCGTCGACCTCGTCGACTTCTGGCGCCGCGTGAACGCTGAGGACGGCGCCATTTGTGAGTCGCAGCAGCGAGCCTTCGAAGGCTGTCCCGATGCGAGTCCGGCGTGTTACGCGTCCGTCGAGGACGGCGTCCACGCATTTCAGCTTTGCGTCGCCGAAGCCTACGCGAGCGCCGTGGCGGAGGAAGCACCGTGAGCCAGCTCCACGGCATCTTTGGGCGCCCGTATCTCGATCTCGAGTCGCTCCTCGGCCTCGAGGACCAGGTCCTCCGGGAGGTCGATCGCGAAGTCGGACTCGCGCTACCTCTCGCGACGACGAGCTACACCGGAGGAAGCCTCAAGTGGATGGGCGTCGTGGCCCCCTGGGCCGAGCACGACGGCTACCGCGACTACGGTCATGTCATCGAGGCCATGAGCGATGACGCGTTCGTCGACTTCGTGTCACTCGGCGAGAGCCCCGAGCGCTTCGAGCTGGCGCGACGACGCGACTACCGCTTCGGCGACGAGACCGACAACCCGTTGACGCTCGCCCAGATGCGCCATCTCGAGATGGCGCACGGCGTCTATTTTCCCTGGAAGCACTGCTACCACCTGCTCGAGAACGATCGCTGGGACGACAAGCACTCGGGCCATGGCAAGGCTTTCGGCGAGGAGGCGCGACGGCTCTTCCCGAAGACCCTGGCCTTGCTCGAGGCCCTCCCCTTTCGCGAGATCGGGCGGGCTGTGATCTTCGGCGTCGCCGCCAACGATCACGCCCCCGCCCATCGCGACTCAGAGCCGGGCCGAGCGCTCAGCGTCGCCCAATCGATCTCCATCGATCCGCGTGGCGACAAGCGCTTCTACCTAGTGGACGCCACGGGCGAGGCGAAGACGCGCGTCGACGCGCGCGCCTATTGGTTCAACGACATGGACTACCACGGCGTCGAAGCCGCGCCGGTGTTTCAATATTCGCTTCGCGTCGACGGCACCTTCGCGGCGGGGTTCGTGGAGCGGATGGAGCGCGCCTTCGGGCGCCGCTAGAGCGACCCTCGCACGCGCTCGCGCAATCACTTGAGGGCGGGACTGCCAGACGCTCCCGCCGGCGTCGGCTCGGGCGTGCACACGTTCGCCGCCGGCGGCGTCGCGCCTCGGTAGTCGACGACGAGCGAGCCCGACACGGCCAACTCCTTCGCGAAGACGGCTCCGACAACGTCGACGCCGCCGGAGAACCCGACCCGCGCGTGGGGCGCGTAGAGCAACCCGTGGAGCCGCTGACTGCCCGAGTGAGCCACCTCGGTTCCGCCCACGTAGACGCGGAAGGCGCCGGCCTCGGCGCCCTCGCCGAGGGCGAGATCGCCAGAGCTGGCCAGGTTGCCTGCCACGAAGAGATCGAGCGACGCACCCTTGGCGATCTCGATCGCCTCGGCCCCGGAGACGACGAAGTCGCCGTCGACGTGGAGGGCCACGGCCCCGTCGATCTTGAGCTTGTGCGAGCCCGAGGTGGAGAGGCTCTTCACGTAGTAGTTGCCCGTCGGCAGGGTCAGCTGGCCTTGCCCGCTCGTGACGACGTCGTCACCGACCCCTGTGACCTTGCCGTTGTCGTTTTGTGCCTTGGCAGCGGCGACCCGCGCCTTCACGTCGAAGAGCGTCTTGCCCTCGCAGCCGCAAGGCTCCATGACGGGCGCTGGGTAGGCGGCGCGCGCGCCCACGCTGCTGGCGCCCGACGTCACGAGCTCGCCGCCGAGCTTCAGGGCGCCACCGACGTGCAGGTCGCCCGAGCTCCACACGTTGCCGCCGCCCACGAGATCGCGGGTCACGCGAAGTGACCCCGAGTCGACGACGTTTTTCGCCGTGGCGAGATCCGTCTTCACC contains the following coding sequences:
- a CDS encoding bifunctional DNA primase/polymerase, with product MRTPTTFSVHVSEANEHGKREKNPLCKWGDVEEGEHREAEWARNTANAVGLATGKKSGVIVVDVDDLSVELPADYLETFTVRTNRGKHLYFVAPEGIPVPTLTAFPVEGTDLRGDGGYVVIEGLGYSIEKDVPPAPCPKSLLEAIAKHELKRSSKKTTSAAYTVDLRTPLGQKMLRAATEDAKTLSVGEPGNRDDHLFTAALQLVCTRGMPQDKAVELLVAHYCPRVSEDGRDTVAPKRVEYKCQEASEKGAREFVPFTDEDVAQWVKVSRSVHEAERRETWGLVSPEKVVRPALRENYRPLKSKDLVPATSPRETGFGDLTNILATHDAWAGRLTYDEFGE
- a CDS encoding helix-turn-helix domain-containing protein, which codes for MRRFLSWRDIAEELGVSRRTAFRIMHEAGAVNLHGLRLERANLEAWISEQKE
- a CDS encoding aromatic ring-hydroxylating dioxygenase subunit alpha, which translates into the protein MLGPLFARQRQPFTGDDLARTRAAFAEAKPLPAAVYTDPEVFRLEQRSLLREGWLPMGRAADVPRPGDFMRPPSPWNVLVARGDDLVVRAFQNTCRHRAAELVTAPRGRVASFECPYHGWCYAKDGRLRAAPYAPAGFDAGTRGLIPVALATLGDLLFGRLREGAAQARDVAPVDSAPSWLRETELRHLVRVHEASWSVAANWKLLAENFQESHHFTRVHGSLERWTPNDDARSVLKSGPWLGGTMELVDEAETVSASGKRLGRPYLVAPALRRTVHDAMLFPLLLTSLQPDYLLTYRLVPKAPGQTEVHFDIFAHPEVRSPEAIVDLVDFWRRVNAEDGAICESQQRAFEGCPDASPACYASVEDGVHAFQLCVAEAYASAVAEEAP